A window from Symbiopectobacterium purcellii encodes these proteins:
- the aguB gene encoding N-carbamoylputrescine amidase, with amino-acid sequence MTKVTVAATQMACSWDLPKNIENAEKLVRQAHAKGAQIILIQELFAAPYFCIDQSPEHYALAQTLETSPLIKHFSALAAELEVVLPLSLFERANNAYYNSLVMIDADGSVLDVYRKTHIPNGPAYQEKQFFIPGDTGFKVWQTRYAKVGVGICWDQWFPETARSLALQGAELIFYPTAIGSEPAYPDIDSQPHWTRVQQGHAAANLVPVIASNRIGTEASKYIDGLEMTFYGSSFIADQTGALLAQANKTDETVLVHTFDLDAIAAQRASWGLFRDRRPEMYTALATSDGKTRR; translated from the coding sequence ATGACAAAAGTGACCGTTGCCGCAACGCAGATGGCGTGTTCCTGGGATCTGCCCAAGAATATTGAGAATGCCGAAAAACTGGTGCGACAGGCGCACGCCAAGGGTGCTCAAATAATTCTGATTCAGGAACTGTTCGCCGCGCCTTACTTCTGTATCGATCAGAGTCCTGAGCACTATGCTCTGGCGCAAACGCTGGAGACCAGCCCGCTTATCAAACACTTCTCCGCACTGGCGGCTGAGCTTGAGGTGGTATTGCCGCTGAGCTTGTTTGAGCGCGCCAATAACGCCTACTACAACTCGCTGGTGATGATTGACGCCGACGGTAGCGTGCTGGATGTGTATCGTAAAACTCACATCCCCAATGGCCCAGCGTACCAGGAAAAACAGTTCTTTATCCCTGGCGATACCGGCTTCAAGGTGTGGCAAACCCGTTACGCCAAGGTGGGTGTGGGTATCTGCTGGGATCAGTGGTTCCCGGAAACCGCGCGCAGCCTGGCGTTGCAGGGCGCAGAGCTGATTTTCTACCCGACCGCTATCGGTTCTGAACCGGCTTACCCGGATATCGACAGCCAGCCGCATTGGACGCGGGTGCAGCAGGGTCACGCGGCCGCCAATCTGGTGCCTGTGATTGCCTCTAACCGTATTGGGACTGAAGCAAGCAAATATATTGATGGGCTGGAAATGACCTTCTACGGTTCCTCCTTCATTGCCGATCAAACGGGTGCGCTGTTGGCACAGGCAAACAAAACGGATGAAACCGTGCTGGTGCACACCTTCGATCTGGACGCAATTGCTGCTCAACGCGCCAGTTGGGGGCTGTTCCGCGATCGTCGCCCGGAGATGTACACGGCGCTCGCTACCTCTGACGGCAAGACCCGGAGATAA
- a CDS encoding 2TM domain-containing protein: MNTNPIKTLRLARAWSQEQLAELSSLSVRTVQRIENGERASLDTLGAIAAAFGVNVTELMTEESEQTLSGESLERRVQAAKRQVRQESRFWRSLVIYVVVNLVLFVVNRMTSPGSHWFLWPLLIWGSFLLLEAVKVFWLRDRWQRWEQARVQRVLRKP, from the coding sequence ATGAATACCAATCCGATTAAAACACTACGCCTTGCCCGCGCCTGGTCCCAGGAGCAACTGGCGGAACTCTCCTCCTTGAGTGTCAGAACCGTTCAGCGTATCGAGAATGGTGAGCGTGCCAGTCTGGATACGCTCGGCGCTATCGCCGCAGCGTTTGGCGTGAATGTTACCGAGTTGATGACGGAAGAGAGCGAGCAGACCCTGAGCGGAGAATCGCTTGAACGGCGCGTGCAAGCAGCAAAACGTCAGGTGCGGCAAGAGAGCCGTTTCTGGCGTTCGCTTGTCATTTATGTTGTGGTCAATCTGGTGCTGTTTGTGGTGAACCGAATGACATCGCCGGGTTCCCACTGGTTCCTGTGGCCACTGCTGATCTGGGGCAGTTTTCTGTTGCTGGAGGCGGTGAAGGTATTTTGGTTGCGCGATCGTTGGCAGCGCTGGGAGCAGGCGCGTGTACAGCGGGTGCTGCGTAAGCCATAA
- the glsA gene encoding glutaminase A encodes MPFDESSNTFSPYVSTGHLPDQDTVTRLIQEAHQRFGQNHEGFVSKVYPALERVPPALYGICMVGANGAVHTAGDVDYEFTIMSVSKPFVFALVCQALGARVAREKLGVNSTGMPFNSVTAVEFTADARTNPMVNPGAIATTSLIPGSTSDEKWNFIYSGLCGFAGRELTLNEEVYQSACETNFRNRGIANLLYSYGRLGCDPAIAVDLYTRQCSLNISARDLAVMGATLADGGVNPITRDRVVNNDVCHYALAVMVTAGLYETSGDWLYDIGLPGKSGIGGGIVTVSPGKGGLGTFAPLLDGAGNSVKGQLAARFLSRSLGMDMFVSEPYTEQG; translated from the coding sequence ATGCCCTTTGACGAATCCAGCAATACTTTCAGCCCCTATGTTTCAACCGGACATCTGCCGGACCAGGACACCGTGACACGATTGATACAAGAAGCCCACCAGCGTTTCGGGCAAAACCACGAGGGCTTTGTATCTAAGGTTTATCCTGCACTTGAACGCGTTCCCCCCGCGCTTTATGGCATTTGTATGGTCGGCGCCAACGGTGCGGTACACACCGCAGGTGATGTGGATTATGAGTTCACCATCATGAGTGTATCGAAACCCTTTGTCTTCGCGTTGGTGTGTCAGGCACTGGGTGCCCGCGTCGCACGCGAAAAGCTGGGCGTAAACAGTACCGGTATGCCGTTCAACTCAGTCACAGCGGTTGAGTTCACCGCAGACGCTCGCACCAATCCGATGGTGAATCCGGGGGCAATCGCCACCACCAGCCTGATCCCCGGCAGCACCAGCGACGAGAAATGGAATTTTATTTACAGCGGATTATGCGGTTTCGCGGGCAGAGAACTCACCCTTAACGAGGAAGTGTATCAATCCGCCTGTGAGACCAATTTCCGCAATCGCGGTATCGCCAATTTGCTTTACAGCTACGGACGGCTCGGCTGCGATCCGGCCATTGCCGTTGATTTATATACCCGCCAATGCTCACTGAACATCAGCGCTCGCGATCTGGCGGTGATGGGAGCAACGCTGGCCGATGGTGGCGTCAACCCCATCACCCGCGATCGCGTGGTCAACAATGACGTGTGCCATTACGCCCTCGCCGTAATGGTTACCGCCGGACTGTATGAGACATCCGGCGACTGGCTCTACGACATCGGCCTGCCCGGCAAGAGTGGTATTGGCGGCGGCATCGTCACTGTCTCGCCCGGTAAGGGCGGTTTAGGCACCTTTGCGCCCTTGCTGGACGGCGCAGGCAACAGTGTCAAAGGCCAGTTGGCCGCACGCTTTCTTTCCCGCAGCCTGGGTATGGATATGTTCGTCTCCGAACCTTACACCGAACAAGGCTAA
- a CDS encoding MFS transporter codes for MVNQSTPHTVTDEKASWAPMIAIALAQILMSFNVASLPVALGGMVNSFNVPPTTIATGIVVYSLSVAGFVMLGAKLNQRFGPLIIFRSTVLLFGVAQVMMTFSPNATIMISAQALSGLTAAALVPSLVALIAENYRGAQQATALGTLGSARAGAGVAAFLIGGVLGTYIGWRPAFGLLIVLSAVIFFLSFRMKADKGRPEVSIDIVGVVLAASAIILMSFGFNNLNRWGMGLVRDAAPFDLLGLSPAPFMIALGIVLGQLFVVWTRRIKEKGKTPLLALEVITSPTERAAVVAMFAVVALEAMLNFSVPLYIQIVQGSTPLATAIAMMPFNLSVFFSATLIVRFYHKLTPQKIGRYGFILCTLSLLWLAFVVRNNWSEFAVLFGLVAFGIGQGSLVTLLFNVLVSASPKELAGDVGSLRGTTNNLANAIGTAVAGELLIGLLSSSVMRNIVQTPVLTPEIQAQVNLDNINFISNDRLLTVLSQTTATPEQVAEAVRVNEESRLKALKFGLLIMAFLSMMAIIPAGRLPGYLPGELPADNLDKEPTK; via the coding sequence ATGGTGAATCAATCAACACCGCACACAGTGACAGATGAGAAGGCGTCATGGGCACCGATGATCGCCATCGCCCTCGCCCAGATCCTGATGTCATTCAACGTCGCCTCGCTTCCCGTCGCGCTGGGCGGTATGGTGAACAGTTTCAATGTGCCGCCCACCACCATTGCGACGGGTATCGTCGTCTATTCACTGTCCGTCGCCGGTTTCGTGATGTTGGGTGCAAAACTCAACCAGCGATTTGGCCCACTGATCATCTTCCGCTCTACCGTGCTGCTGTTCGGTGTTGCTCAGGTGATGATGACCTTCAGCCCTAACGCCACCATCATGATCAGCGCACAAGCGCTCAGCGGCCTCACTGCGGCAGCGTTGGTGCCCTCGCTGGTGGCGTTGATTGCGGAGAATTATCGCGGTGCACAACAAGCCACCGCGCTCGGCACACTGGGTTCGGCCCGCGCCGGTGCTGGTGTGGCCGCATTTTTGATTGGAGGGGTACTGGGTACCTATATCGGCTGGCGTCCGGCGTTCGGTCTGCTGATCGTCTTGTCCGCCGTCATTTTCTTTCTCAGCTTCCGCATGAAAGCGGATAAGGGCCGACCGGAAGTCAGCATCGATATTGTCGGTGTGGTACTGGCGGCAAGCGCCATCATTCTGATGTCGTTCGGCTTCAACAACCTTAACCGTTGGGGTATGGGTCTGGTACGTGACGCGGCGCCTTTCGATCTGCTGGGCTTATCTCCGGCGCCCTTTATGATCGCGCTGGGTATCGTGCTCGGTCAGCTCTTTGTGGTCTGGACGCGACGCATAAAAGAGAAAGGCAAAACCCCGTTACTGGCGCTGGAAGTGATCACCTCCCCCACAGAGCGGGCCGCCGTGGTCGCCATGTTTGCGGTGGTGGCGCTGGAAGCAATGTTGAACTTTTCCGTGCCGCTCTACATTCAGATTGTGCAGGGCAGCACACCGCTGGCAACCGCCATCGCCATGATGCCGTTCAACCTGTCCGTATTCTTCTCCGCAACGCTTATCGTGCGTTTTTACCACAAGCTAACGCCGCAAAAGATTGGCCGCTATGGCTTTATCCTCTGCACCCTTTCGTTGCTGTGGCTCGCTTTTGTCGTGCGCAACAACTGGAGCGAGTTCGCGGTACTGTTTGGACTGGTGGCGTTCGGTATTGGTCAGGGCTCGCTGGTCACCCTGCTGTTTAACGTGCTGGTGAGTGCTTCTCCGAAAGAGTTGGCGGGCGATGTTGGCTCACTGCGCGGCACCACCAACAATCTGGCGAATGCGATTGGTACCGCCGTGGCCGGTGAGCTGTTGATCGGTCTGCTCAGTTCCAGCGTGATGCGCAACATTGTGCAAACCCCGGTGCTAACCCCAGAAATTCAGGCACAGGTGAATCTGGATAATATTAACTTTATCAGCAATGACCGTCTGCTCACCGTGCTGTCGCAAACCACGGCAACACCGGAGCAAGTGGCGGAAGCGGTGCGCGTTAACGAGGAATCGCGCCTGAAAGCGCTGAAGTTTGGTCTGCTGATCATGGCCTTCCTGTCCATGATGGCAATCATCCCGGCAGGCCGGCTGCCCGGCTATCTGCCCGGTGAACTGCCTGCGGATAATCTGGATAAAGAACCGACTAAATAG
- the aguA gene encoding agmatine deiminase, with translation MSPSTLTSTPRQDGFFMPAEWAPHDAVWMIWPYRLDNWRNNALPAQQTFAAVAQAIGQKTPVIMGVPAQQMAQARSLMPATVTLIALESDDAWMRDTGPTVVLNGNGERRGIDWQFNAWGGELGGLYDDWRQDEQVAQQVLAHHGDARYAAPLILEGGSIHVDGEGTLLTTAECLLNPNRNPHLSKAEIEQLMRDYLNISTIIWLEDGVYNDETDGHIDNMCCFVRPGEVALHWTDDENDPQYARSVAAYQVLSQARDAQGRALKIWKLPAPGPLYATEEEAAGVASGDAIERLAGSRLAGSYVNFLISNQQIIFPLLDARTDDTARDLLQQMFPDYAIVGVPAREILLGGGNIHCITQQIPSVR, from the coding sequence ATGTCACCTTCGACTCTCACTTCTACGCCGCGCCAGGATGGCTTTTTTATGCCTGCCGAATGGGCACCTCATGATGCGGTGTGGATGATCTGGCCCTATCGGCTGGATAATTGGCGCAACAACGCCTTGCCTGCACAGCAGACGTTCGCTGCTGTAGCACAGGCGATTGGTCAGAAGACGCCGGTGATTATGGGGGTGCCAGCGCAGCAAATGGCGCAGGCACGTAGCCTGATGCCTGCAACGGTGACGCTGATTGCGCTGGAAAGCGATGACGCCTGGATGCGTGATACCGGACCGACGGTGGTGCTAAACGGTAACGGTGAGCGCCGGGGTATCGACTGGCAGTTTAACGCCTGGGGCGGTGAGTTGGGCGGGTTGTACGACGACTGGCGACAGGATGAACAGGTCGCACAGCAGGTGCTGGCGCACCACGGCGACGCACGCTATGCGGCTCCGTTGATTCTGGAAGGCGGCTCTATTCACGTTGATGGAGAAGGCACGCTGCTGACCACGGCAGAATGCTTGTTGAACCCGAATCGCAACCCTCATCTGAGCAAGGCTGAGATTGAGCAGTTGATGCGTGACTACCTCAATATTTCCACCATTATCTGGTTGGAAGATGGGGTGTATAACGACGAAACCGACGGCCATATCGATAACATGTGCTGCTTTGTGCGCCCCGGTGAAGTGGCGTTGCACTGGACGGATGACGAAAATGATCCACAGTATGCGCGCTCTGTCGCAGCGTATCAGGTCTTATCCCAAGCTCGGGATGCGCAAGGGCGTGCGCTGAAGATCTGGAAGCTGCCTGCGCCGGGTCCGCTCTATGCGACGGAAGAGGAAGCGGCGGGTGTCGCATCGGGTGATGCAATTGAACGTTTAGCCGGCTCGCGTCTGGCGGGGTCTTACGTGAATTTTCTGATCAGCAATCAGCAAATCATCTTCCCGTTGTTGGATGCGCGTACCGATGATACGGCGCGTGACCTGCTGCAACAGATGTTTCCGGATTACGCCATTGTGGGCGTGCCCGCGCGTGAAATTCTGTTGGGTGGTGGCAACATTCACTGCATTACTCAGCAGATCCCTTCAGTGCGTTAA